One window of the Chitinophaga niabensis genome contains the following:
- a CDS encoding SusC/RagA family TonB-linked outer membrane protein, whose translation MLRSNFNNRLTGRELCPPVRANQPLKWLFAFLLLNLPLKSIAQTITWSGRQIPLQQVFAEVKKQTGYTVVFNPELVDVQTKVTVKAKEQPLEAFMKAVFNGKGYTHTIVGTTVVVTRKPISESKIPSDTTETQPSGREINGIVLDEKTFAVVPGVTVITEDGAKGTQTNEKGLFTLKNVADKVTLIVTCIGYEKAIVKADGTTPLVNVHLKVSTSQLDQAVIQGYGITSKRLATGNIAKITAEEIARQPVMNPLQALQGRVPGLIVTHTRGYASSPLTVEIRGRNSLNKQFLSEPLYVIDGVPQTILDVKGSTRYSSNTSPGFVQGGASATNGQSPLFSINPKDIESIEVLKDGDATAIYGSRAANGVILITTKKGMPGKTSFNLNISKGVVTVPRYREMLNTQEYVAMRLEALKNDGIPVNAASAPDLVIWDTTRYTNWQKEMLSAGSETSVSAGLSGGDNRVFFNLNTNYTKQTDLMTRNGGNQRATLNFNIRHRSTNQKLNVGFGVKYGYTKVDAISDRTSAFTLAPNAPPIFNEKGNLNFQAWNEANMLFDFPFTYLLRPATAKTQSLNGNLNISYQLVKGFTLNVDAGYTFMQNNNDFLTPISSQNPLFNPSGSAVFGKSGNNNWIIEPQLRYSRMISKGTLSIQAGATLQNTSTTGTTIMGMGYTNDVLLHSIANAPVQRVMEGISEYKYAAVFGRINYNWGSKYVINLNARRDGSSRFAPGSQFGNFGSVGATWILSEENWMRNTLPSWLSLIKLRGSYALTGNDAIGDYQYLSQWSRTQPYSFTPSYAYDGINPFVPVHAVNQNYRWEELRQLEGALILGFLEDRINLEVAMYRKRSGNQLTDYPTPQYTGFQSVTANWDAVVQNSGLEATLLAKLVQQKDLSWNFNFNIGSNRNKLISFPGLASSPYATQYKIGESLSAVYLLHYLGVDPQTGDYAYEDYNKDGKVSNNFSVVPGTGDDDRYVAVDLNPSFTGGFGSDFRYRNFSLSFFFDFIKQMGTHPFATITPGRMNNLVMPKEVMEDHWRKPGDIATYARFSTTAPNTLLGSDRGYIDASFLRFKNVSFNYTLPEKLVKKARMQSCNFSIHVQNLWTITRYNMDPELQNATFNPIPRIMTCNLSFNF comes from the coding sequence ATGTTAAGATCAAACTTTAACAACCGGTTGACCGGGAGAGAACTGTGTCCTCCTGTCCGGGCCAATCAACCATTAAAATGGCTGTTCGCGTTCCTGCTATTAAACCTCCCTTTAAAAAGCATTGCTCAAACGATCACCTGGAGTGGCAGGCAGATCCCGCTGCAGCAGGTTTTCGCTGAAGTAAAAAAGCAAACAGGTTACACGGTGGTCTTCAATCCGGAACTGGTAGACGTGCAGACCAAAGTAACGGTAAAAGCAAAGGAGCAGCCACTGGAAGCTTTTATGAAAGCTGTGTTTAACGGGAAAGGATATACACATACGATCGTTGGTACTACCGTTGTAGTAACGCGCAAGCCAATATCAGAATCAAAAATACCATCGGACACCACGGAAACACAACCATCCGGCCGGGAGATCAATGGTATCGTTTTAGATGAGAAAACGTTCGCCGTTGTTCCCGGTGTGACTGTTATAACAGAGGATGGCGCCAAAGGCACACAAACAAACGAAAAAGGACTATTCACACTGAAAAATGTGGCGGATAAGGTTACGCTTATTGTCACCTGCATCGGGTATGAAAAAGCAATCGTTAAGGCAGACGGGACTACTCCTCTTGTAAATGTTCATCTGAAAGTTTCCACGAGCCAGTTGGACCAGGCAGTAATACAGGGTTATGGGATCACCAGTAAAAGGCTGGCTACCGGTAACATTGCCAAGATAACAGCAGAAGAAATTGCACGGCAACCAGTGATGAACCCGCTCCAGGCATTACAGGGAAGGGTGCCCGGATTGATAGTGACACACACCAGGGGCTATGCCAGTTCCCCGCTGACAGTAGAGATCAGGGGAAGAAATTCGCTGAACAAGCAATTTCTTTCAGAACCCCTGTACGTGATCGATGGAGTACCACAAACCATCCTGGATGTGAAGGGATCTACCCGTTACAGTTCAAACACCTCACCTGGTTTTGTACAGGGTGGTGCTTCCGCAACCAACGGTCAAAGCCCTTTATTCAGCATCAACCCAAAAGACATAGAAAGCATTGAAGTACTGAAAGATGGCGATGCAACAGCCATCTACGGCTCCCGCGCAGCAAATGGCGTGATCCTGATCACCACCAAAAAAGGAATGCCAGGTAAAACATCTTTCAATCTCAATATCTCTAAAGGAGTGGTTACCGTGCCCCGTTACCGGGAAATGCTGAACACGCAGGAATATGTGGCCATGCGGCTGGAGGCACTTAAAAATGACGGCATTCCCGTAAATGCGGCTTCTGCGCCGGACCTGGTAATATGGGACACCACCCGTTATACTAACTGGCAAAAGGAAATGCTCAGTGCAGGCAGCGAAACATCTGTTTCCGCAGGTCTCTCCGGAGGTGATAACCGCGTCTTCTTCAATCTCAATACCAACTATACAAAGCAGACAGATCTGATGACCAGGAACGGCGGTAATCAACGCGCCACATTAAACTTCAACATCAGGCACCGCAGCACCAACCAGAAACTGAATGTGGGTTTTGGCGTGAAATATGGTTACACAAAGGTAGATGCTATTTCAGACCGTACCTCGGCATTTACCCTTGCACCTAATGCCCCTCCCATCTTCAATGAAAAAGGTAATCTTAATTTCCAGGCATGGAATGAGGCAAACATGTTATTCGATTTTCCTTTCACCTACCTGCTCAGACCTGCCACTGCTAAAACACAAAGCCTGAACGGCAATCTGAATATCAGTTATCAGCTGGTGAAAGGCTTCACACTGAATGTTGACGCCGGGTATACTTTCATGCAGAACAACAATGATTTTTTAACGCCCATCTCTTCCCAGAATCCATTATTTAATCCCTCGGGGAGTGCAGTATTCGGCAAGTCAGGGAATAATAACTGGATCATTGAGCCGCAACTCAGGTATTCGCGGATGATCAGCAAGGGTACACTTTCCATACAGGCAGGCGCAACACTTCAGAATACTTCTACCACTGGCACCACAATAATGGGAATGGGGTACACTAATGATGTACTCCTCCACAGCATTGCCAACGCTCCTGTTCAGAGAGTGATGGAAGGCATCAGCGAATACAAGTATGCCGCTGTGTTCGGACGCATCAACTACAACTGGGGTTCCAAATATGTAATCAACCTGAACGCACGCCGCGATGGCTCATCGCGCTTTGCGCCTGGCAGTCAATTCGGTAATTTTGGTTCTGTTGGCGCAACCTGGATCCTGTCCGAAGAAAACTGGATGCGCAACACACTCCCCTCCTGGCTCAGTTTGATCAAGCTCAGGGGAAGTTATGCCCTTACCGGCAACGATGCCATCGGAGATTACCAATACCTCTCGCAATGGAGCAGAACACAACCTTATTCATTCACACCATCATATGCATATGACGGCATCAATCCTTTTGTGCCGGTACATGCCGTGAACCAGAACTATCGCTGGGAAGAACTCAGGCAATTGGAAGGTGCACTGATCCTGGGATTCCTGGAGGACAGGATCAACCTGGAAGTGGCCATGTACCGCAAACGCTCCGGCAATCAGCTCACAGACTATCCCACTCCGCAGTACACCGGCTTTCAAAGCGTAACTGCAAACTGGGACGCAGTTGTGCAGAACAGTGGCCTGGAGGCCACCTTGCTCGCAAAACTGGTACAGCAAAAAGACCTCTCATGGAACTTCAACTTCAATATCGGCAGCAACCGCAACAAACTCATATCTTTCCCCGGATTAGCCTCCTCTCCTTACGCCACTCAATATAAGATCGGGGAATCTCTGAGCGCTGTTTACCTGCTGCATTACCTGGGTGTTGATCCGCAAACCGGGGATTATGCGTATGAAGATTATAACAAAGACGGAAAGGTCAGCAACAATTTCAGCGTAGTACCAGGTACAGGCGATGACGACCGTTATGTTGCCGTAGACCTGAATCCTTCCTTTACCGGCGGCTTCGGGTCTGACTTCCGGTATCGGAACTTCAGCCTGTCTTTCTTTTTCGACTTCATTAAACAGATGGGTACGCATCCATTCGCCACTATAACACCCGGCAGAATGAATAACCTGGTGATGCCGAAGGAAGTAATGGAAGATCACTGGCGTAAGCCTGGGGATATTGCAACCTATGCCCGCTTCTCTACCACAGCTCCCAACACTCTTCTGGGTTCTGACCGTGGATATATCGATGCTTCTTTTCTCCGTTTTAAGAATGTTTCTTTCAACTATACATTACCGGAAAAACTGGTCAAAAAAGCCAGGATGCAATCCTGCAACTTTTCCATCCATGTACAGAACCTCTGGACCATTACCAGGTACAACATGGACCCGGAATTGCAGAATGCCACCTTCAACCCTATTCCGAGGATCATGACCTGTAACTTATCCTTCAATTTTTAA
- a CDS encoding FecR family protein, whose protein sequence is MELKKIPETDLLQKYLDGSISEAEGMALFEWLKENSIEDNAGIEELLHSVYEQSLAEKPGISAEAGRRILSGLLDAVNKEIPAEQAVVHSMPAKRRPWIRYAAAAILIIAVSSAIVIYTGSIRKDTRPLAGTNRTILKLANGKEVFLDSIEGNIIQNGSFVINNKGGVLNYPGNTGAVEYHTLSTPHGKQYRVQLPDGTNVWLNARSSITYPTAFVDQQRKVRITGEAYFEVAQNQEKPFIADIDGEATVEVLGTHFNISAYKDDPGIYATLLEGRVKISHQTQSAVLNPGQQALISQQQMKVVDHADIDQAIAWKNGVFRFDHTRLDDVMRQLARWYEIEVVYEGSIPAIVLSGEIKRDAGLPQALAVLNTMGLRFRLEGNKVIIAPGE, encoded by the coding sequence ATGGAGCTGAAAAAGATTCCCGAAACAGACCTGCTTCAAAAATACCTGGATGGCTCCATATCGGAGGCAGAGGGCATGGCATTGTTCGAATGGCTAAAGGAAAATTCAATTGAGGATAATGCAGGAATTGAAGAGTTGCTGCATTCCGTATATGAACAGTCGCTTGCTGAAAAACCAGGAATCTCCGCAGAGGCCGGCAGACGGATCCTCTCCGGCTTATTGGACGCTGTGAACAAGGAGATACCGGCAGAACAGGCCGTAGTCCATTCTATGCCGGCAAAGCGCCGCCCATGGATACGTTATGCAGCAGCAGCTATACTAATTATCGCGGTTTCAAGCGCCATTGTGATATATACAGGCAGCATCAGGAAAGATACCCGCCCACTCGCTGGTACAAACAGGACTATACTTAAGCTCGCTAATGGTAAAGAAGTATTCCTGGACAGTATTGAAGGCAACATCATTCAAAACGGAAGTTTTGTCATTAATAACAAAGGCGGTGTGCTGAATTACCCCGGTAACACGGGTGCAGTGGAATACCATACGCTTTCTACTCCACACGGAAAGCAATACAGAGTACAATTACCGGATGGTACAAACGTTTGGCTGAATGCCCGTTCAAGTATCACTTATCCTACTGCTTTCGTTGACCAGCAAAGAAAAGTAAGGATAACCGGCGAAGCATACTTTGAAGTAGCGCAGAACCAGGAAAAACCATTCATTGCAGACATAGATGGCGAAGCCACTGTAGAGGTACTGGGTACCCACTTTAATATCAGCGCGTATAAGGATGATCCGGGGATCTATGCCACTTTACTGGAAGGGCGTGTTAAAATATCCCATCAAACACAATCTGCCGTGCTGAATCCCGGTCAACAGGCGTTGATCAGCCAACAGCAGATGAAAGTAGTTGATCATGCAGATATAGACCAGGCTATTGCCTGGAAGAACGGTGTTTTCCGTTTTGACCACACCAGGCTGGATGATGTAATGCGCCAGCTGGCAAGGTGGTACGAAATAGAAGTGGTGTACGAAGGCAGTATCCCTGCTATTGTACTCAGCGGTGAAATAAAAAGGGATGCAGGCCTCCCGCAGGCACTCGCTGTATTAAATACAATGGGGCTTCGTTTCAGGCTGGAGGGGAATAAAGTGATCATCGCTCCCGGTGAATGA
- a CDS encoding RNA polymerase sigma factor, which yields MNDISQHNNEPELLKLLAIGDQQAFTAIYLHYHGGIYNYLLKFTKNPKLTEDLVHDVFLKIWEVREQLDIKSSFSAYLYRFARNIAITQLNRIALYSTIRDEVLHRVSLNINDQALMDAVESRQYEELLQKAIINLPVQRREAFILCRQQGKTYEEAAALMNISRNTLKQHLALAVKSIKAYLLEYGDISLLMLLVSLK from the coding sequence GTGAACGATATTTCTCAGCATAATAATGAACCGGAACTACTGAAGCTGCTCGCCATTGGCGATCAGCAGGCATTTACGGCTATCTATCTTCATTACCATGGCGGCATTTATAACTACCTGCTTAAATTCACCAAAAACCCTAAACTTACCGAAGACCTGGTACATGATGTTTTCCTGAAGATCTGGGAAGTAAGGGAGCAGCTGGACATTAAATCGTCCTTTTCGGCTTACTTGTACCGCTTTGCCAGAAATATTGCCATTACCCAGTTAAACCGGATCGCTTTATATAGTACCATCAGAGACGAAGTACTGCACCGTGTTTCATTGAATATAAATGACCAGGCATTAATGGATGCCGTTGAGAGCAGGCAATATGAAGAATTATTGCAGAAAGCGATCATAAACCTGCCGGTACAACGCCGTGAAGCCTTTATCCTTTGCCGTCAGCAGGGAAAAACGTATGAAGAAGCGGCTGCATTGATGAATATTTCCCGTAATACGCTAAAACAGCACCTGGCGCTGGCTGTAAAGTCGATCAAGGCGTACCTGCTGGAATATGGTGATATTTCGCTGTTGATGCTCTTAGTGTCGCTAAAATAA
- a CDS encoding OmpH family outer membrane protein gives MLKNFTLAALLLLTTAYVNAQTKIAYIHMQQLISSMPETKRALDTLQLYEQELNKDGQVLVTEFQKRVALFTKEEPTLKPDIRDIRIKELETAKTSIDDYKMRMEQKLALREQALTDPIIAKAKKAVADLAAEKGFVCVLDSSKDIIVAATCEDLMAPAKLKLGIK, from the coding sequence ATGCTTAAAAACTTTACCCTCGCAGCATTACTCCTGTTAACAACTGCATATGTTAATGCACAAACAAAAATTGCCTACATCCATATGCAGCAACTTATTTCCAGCATGCCGGAAACTAAACGGGCGCTTGATACGCTGCAATTATATGAACAGGAACTCAATAAAGACGGGCAGGTACTGGTAACAGAATTTCAGAAAAGGGTGGCGCTTTTTACAAAAGAGGAGCCTACCCTGAAACCGGATATCAGAGATATAAGGATAAAAGAACTGGAAACCGCTAAAACAAGTATTGACGACTATAAAATGCGCATGGAGCAAAAACTGGCGCTCCGTGAACAGGCACTTACTGACCCGATCATAGCAAAGGCTAAAAAAGCAGTAGCTGACCTGGCAGCAGAAAAAGGATTTGTTTGCGTGCTGGATAGTTCAAAAGATATAATAGTGGCAGCCACCTGTGAAGACCTGATGGCCCCGGCCAAACTGAAGCTGGGGATTAAATAG
- the katG gene encoding catalase/peroxidase HPI, translating into MGESNDISKCPFHNGSMKQNVGGGGTRNRDWWPNHLKLSILRQHSSLSDPMDEGFSYAEAFKSLDLAAVKKDLHALMTDSQDWWPADFGHYGPLFIRMAWHSAGTYRVGDGRGGAGAGQQRFAPLNSWPDNVSLDKARRLLWPIKQKYGNKISWADLLILTGNVALESMGFKTFGFAGGREDVWEPDEDVYWGSETTWLGGDLRYAHGSHGVPKEHGVVSSDDDADGNVHGRNLEKPLAAVQMGLIYVNPEGPDGNPDPIAAAKDIRDTFGRMAMNDEETVALIAGGHSFGKTHGAAPSSHVGKEPEAAGMELQGLGWSNSYGSGKGADTITSGLEVIWTTTPTKWSNNFFENLFGFEWKLSKSPAGAHQWVAKDAPAIVPDAFDSSKKHVPTMLTTDLALRFDPAYEKISRRFLENPDAFADAFARAWFKLTHRDMGPRARYLGPDVPEEVLIWQDPIPAVDHALIDSNDIAALKAKVLASGLSVSELVSTAWASASTFRGSDKRGGANGARIRLAPQKYWLVNNPPQLQKVLEVLEGIQKGFNTGGKKVSLADLIVLAGCAGVEKAAKDAGHTITVPFTPGRMDASQEQTDVESMGFLEPAADGFRNYRKSKLQVSTEALLIDKAQLLTLTAPELTVLVGGLRVLNTNFDGSNHGVFTSRPGQLTNDFFVNLLDMSTAWKAVSDAKELYEGTDRTIGDIKWIGSRADLVFGSNSELRAIAEVYGSSDAQGKFVKDFVAAWNKVMNLDRFDIA; encoded by the coding sequence ATGGGAGAATCAAATGACATCAGTAAATGCCCGTTTCATAATGGGAGTATGAAGCAGAATGTAGGTGGTGGCGGAACCAGGAACCGTGATTGGTGGCCCAACCATTTAAAGTTAAGTATCCTGCGTCAGCACTCGTCCTTATCGGACCCGATGGATGAAGGTTTTAGTTATGCCGAAGCTTTTAAAAGCCTCGACCTGGCAGCAGTGAAGAAAGACCTTCATGCACTTATGACGGACTCGCAAGACTGGTGGCCTGCAGACTTCGGGCATTATGGCCCTTTGTTCATCCGCATGGCATGGCATAGTGCAGGTACCTATCGTGTAGGTGACGGTCGTGGTGGTGCCGGTGCAGGACAGCAACGTTTTGCTCCGCTTAACAGCTGGCCTGATAACGTGAGCCTTGATAAGGCGCGCAGATTACTCTGGCCTATCAAACAAAAGTATGGTAACAAGATCTCCTGGGCAGACCTGCTGATCCTTACCGGTAATGTGGCATTGGAATCAATGGGCTTTAAAACATTTGGTTTTGCCGGAGGGCGTGAAGATGTCTGGGAACCGGATGAAGATGTGTACTGGGGCTCAGAAACCACCTGGCTGGGTGGCGATCTGCGTTATGCGCATGGTTCCCATGGAGTGCCAAAAGAACATGGTGTAGTGTCGTCAGACGATGATGCAGATGGTAATGTGCATGGCCGTAACCTGGAGAAACCATTGGCTGCTGTACAGATGGGTTTGATCTATGTGAATCCTGAAGGCCCTGATGGCAACCCTGATCCTATTGCAGCCGCTAAAGATATCCGTGATACTTTCGGCCGCATGGCAATGAATGATGAAGAAACCGTGGCCCTGATAGCAGGAGGGCATAGCTTTGGTAAAACCCATGGTGCTGCTCCTTCTTCCCATGTGGGCAAGGAGCCTGAAGCTGCAGGCATGGAATTACAGGGCCTGGGCTGGAGCAACTCCTATGGCTCCGGTAAAGGTGCAGACACCATTACAAGCGGCCTTGAAGTAATATGGACAACCACGCCCACTAAATGGAGCAATAACTTCTTCGAAAACCTTTTCGGTTTTGAATGGAAGCTTTCTAAAAGCCCTGCCGGCGCTCATCAATGGGTAGCTAAAGATGCTCCGGCTATTGTTCCTGATGCGTTCGATAGTTCCAAAAAGCATGTACCTACTATGCTTACTACTGACCTCGCTTTAAGGTTTGACCCGGCTTACGAAAAAATATCCCGGCGCTTTTTAGAAAACCCCGATGCATTTGCAGATGCTTTTGCAAGGGCGTGGTTTAAACTGACACATCGTGATATGGGACCCCGTGCCCGTTACCTGGGGCCAGATGTACCGGAAGAAGTACTGATCTGGCAGGATCCGATCCCTGCGGTTGATCATGCATTGATAGACAGCAATGATATTGCAGCGCTGAAAGCTAAAGTACTGGCATCAGGTTTAAGCGTATCTGAATTGGTTTCCACAGCATGGGCTTCTGCTTCCACTTTCCGTGGTTCGGATAAACGTGGTGGAGCGAATGGAGCACGTATCCGCCTGGCTCCCCAGAAGTACTGGCTGGTAAATAATCCGCCGCAGCTGCAAAAAGTATTGGAGGTATTGGAAGGCATTCAGAAAGGATTTAACACAGGTGGCAAGAAGGTTTCACTGGCAGATCTGATTGTACTGGCTGGTTGTGCAGGTGTTGAAAAAGCGGCAAAAGATGCAGGTCATACCATCACAGTGCCATTTACACCTGGCCGTATGGATGCATCGCAGGAGCAGACGGATGTTGAATCAATGGGATTTTTAGAGCCTGCTGCTGATGGTTTCCGTAACTACCGCAAATCAAAACTGCAGGTATCCACTGAAGCGTTGCTGATAGATAAGGCACAATTGCTTACACTTACAGCACCTGAATTAACAGTACTGGTGGGTGGCCTGCGTGTGTTGAACACTAACTTTGATGGTTCTAACCACGGTGTTTTCACATCACGCCCCGGCCAGCTGACCAATGACTTCTTTGTAAACCTGCTGGATATGAGCACTGCATGGAAAGCAGTGTCTGATGCAAAAGAATTGTATGAAGGAACGGACCGTACTATCGGTGACATAAAATGGATAGGTAGCCGTGCAGACCTTGTGTTTGGTTCTAATTCAGAACTGAGAGCTATTGCAGAAGTCTATGGAAGTTCAGATGCGCAGGGTAAGTTTGTGAAGGACTTTGTGGCTGCCTGGAATAAAGTGATGAACCTGGACAGGTTTGATATAGCATAA
- a CDS encoding DUF4256 domain-containing protein: protein MSKIKKKLSAEQTAGLLKILKARFEKNMKRHTGLSWAKVQAKLEASPEKMWSLEEMEISGGEPDVVGYDKKKDAFIFYDCSPETPKGRRSICYDREALDSRKQHKPADSAMDMAAAMGIEMLTEEQYRELQQLGDFDAKTSSWIQTPDDIRELGGALFCDFRYGKVFVYHNGADSYYGVRGFRGSLSV, encoded by the coding sequence ATGAGCAAGATCAAAAAGAAGTTGTCAGCAGAACAAACTGCAGGGCTCCTCAAGATTTTGAAAGCCCGTTTTGAGAAAAACATGAAACGCCATACGGGCCTTTCATGGGCTAAAGTACAGGCAAAACTGGAAGCCAGTCCAGAGAAAATGTGGTCACTGGAAGAAATGGAAATAAGCGGTGGTGAGCCGGATGTAGTGGGATATGATAAAAAGAAAGATGCATTCATCTTTTATGATTGCTCCCCTGAAACTCCTAAAGGCCGCAGAAGCATTTGCTACGACCGGGAAGCACTGGATTCCAGGAAACAGCACAAACCGGCAGACAGCGCTATGGACATGGCTGCAGCTATGGGTATTGAAATGCTAACGGAAGAACAGTACCGGGAGTTGCAGCAACTGGGAGATTTTGATGCTAAAACATCCAGCTGGATTCAAACACCCGATGATATTCGTGAACTGGGTGGCGCGCTGTTCTGTGATTTCCGTTATGGCAAAGTTTTCGTGTATCATAACGGTGCGGATTCTTATTATGGTGTGAGGGGATTCCGTGGTTCGTTAAGCGTATAA
- a CDS encoding sulfatase family protein: MVIFLTDDLNQMDVGCYGNADVRTPNMDSLAAGGMRFNKAYAVAPMCTPSRSAMFTGLYPFRNGSQMNHFTVKPNTANLPQFLKKLGYRVVIAGKTDVFPLHNFPFERIGEEFGKYAPIENRLDRKKETVQMIAQHFSEHPEQPICLIVAPWVPHVPWFPNRDFDPEKLKMPNYLADTKATRKALAAYYQSIGEADKMLGEVMQAIDRAGQKNNTMFMFIADQGAQFPSAKWTVYDQGLRVPMIVRWPGKVKAGTTSDALVSLVDLTPTLVDLAGGKKMEGLDGESLKNVLLNKKKDHHQYIFAETSMEPHFWYNYTPSRTVISNDGFHYIRNYHPGVRFITHIDKAGQNEFYFDTWVAAAENDPKISFLLNRYSYRQPEELYNLDTDRDEFKNLVYNPVYNSKLMELEKLLDKELNRLGETSEMISEGTLPVFFDQSYTIRQQKSASDLSFNKKKWNPDVLFITAYLNDMDKGGVVCDYFSNFRLYAYRNKIGLKLADGTELESEMIPGKQGQLVLKLSSQGELEVKLNQKTILVKALKKDLTKIKGGYVTCGKIQGEELEGKLQSYNGQIRDLRFTMNDLSREP, from the coding sequence ATGGTCATTTTCCTTACAGATGATCTGAACCAAATGGATGTTGGATGTTATGGCAATGCAGATGTGAGAACACCTAATATGGATTCGCTGGCTGCCGGCGGCATGCGGTTTAATAAAGCCTATGCCGTGGCCCCGATGTGCACGCCTTCAAGAAGTGCCATGTTTACAGGGCTTTACCCTTTCCGCAATGGCTCACAAATGAATCACTTTACGGTAAAGCCCAACACCGCTAACCTGCCACAGTTCCTGAAGAAACTGGGGTACCGGGTAGTGATTGCCGGTAAAACGGATGTTTTTCCGCTACATAATTTCCCTTTTGAAAGAATAGGTGAGGAGTTTGGCAAATATGCCCCCATTGAAAACCGGCTGGATAGAAAGAAGGAAACTGTGCAGATGATAGCGCAGCATTTCAGCGAGCATCCTGAGCAACCCATCTGCCTGATCGTGGCGCCATGGGTTCCGCATGTACCCTGGTTTCCGAACAGAGATTTTGATCCGGAGAAATTAAAAATGCCCAATTACCTGGCAGATACCAAAGCTACCCGCAAAGCATTGGCCGCGTATTATCAAAGTATAGGAGAGGCGGACAAAATGTTAGGGGAAGTAATGCAGGCAATAGATAGAGCGGGCCAGAAAAACAACACCATGTTTATGTTTATTGCTGATCAGGGCGCGCAATTCCCCTCAGCAAAATGGACCGTATATGATCAGGGCTTAAGAGTACCCATGATTGTGAGATGGCCCGGTAAAGTTAAAGCGGGCACTACTTCAGATGCGCTTGTATCACTGGTAGACCTGACGCCTACACTGGTGGACCTTGCCGGTGGAAAGAAGATGGAGGGACTGGATGGAGAATCGTTAAAAAATGTACTATTAAATAAGAAGAAAGACCACCATCAGTACATTTTCGCGGAAACGTCCATGGAACCTCATTTCTGGTACAACTATACACCTTCCCGTACTGTCATTAGCAATGACGGTTTCCATTATATCAGAAACTATCATCCCGGTGTTCGCTTTATTACCCATATAGATAAGGCCGGGCAGAATGAATTCTATTTTGATACCTGGGTGGCAGCTGCCGAAAATGATCCTAAGATCAGCTTTCTGCTCAACCGCTATAGCTATCGTCAGCCGGAAGAGTTGTATAATTTGGATACAGACCGTGATGAGTTTAAGAATCTCGTCTATAATCCCGTTTACAATAGTAAACTGATGGAGCTGGAAAAGTTGCTTGATAAGGAATTAAACAGGCTGGGCGAAACCAGTGAGATGATATCAGAAGGAACGCTGCCGGTTTTCTTTGATCAGAGCTATACCATCAGGCAGCAAAAAAGTGCATCAGATCTTTCTTTCAATAAAAAGAAATGGAACCCGGATGTATTGTTCATTACCGCCTATCTGAACGATATGGATAAAGGAGGTGTTGTTTGCGACTATTTTTCCAATTTCAGGCTGTATGCCTACCGCAACAAAATAGGCTTGAAACTGGCGGATGGTACTGAACTGGAAAGTGAAATGATCCCCGGAAAGCAGGGACAACTGGTATTAAAATTATCTTCACAAGGCGAACTGGAAGTAAAACTTAACCAGAAAACCATTTTGGTTAAAGCATTGAAGAAAGACCTTACTAAAATAAAAGGAGGATATGTGACCTGTGGTAAGATACAGGGAGAGGAGCTTGAGGGCAAGCTCCAATCCTATAACGGGCAGATCAGGGATCTGAGGTTTACGATGAATGATCTGTCCAGGGAGCCTTAG
- a CDS encoding DMT family transporter produces MNWIILIIAGLFEVAFTSSLGKAKTTTGLEMYLWYGSFLVSLVASMLLLMKAVQTLPLGTAYAVWTGIGAVGTVLVGIFVFHESVNFWRLFFIATLIGSIVGLKSMAH; encoded by the coding sequence GTGAATTGGATTATTTTAATTATCGCTGGTTTATTTGAGGTAGCCTTTACCTCCAGCCTGGGAAAGGCCAAAACAACAACAGGCCTAGAAATGTATCTCTGGTATGGCTCATTCCTGGTTTCGCTGGTGGCAAGTATGCTGCTGCTGATGAAGGCAGTCCAAACCCTGCCGCTCGGAACCGCTTATGCGGTATGGACAGGTATAGGTGCCGTGGGCACCGTTCTGGTGGGTATCTTTGTATTTCATGAAAGTGTGAACTTCTGGCGGTTATTCTTTATAGCAACATTGATAGGATCCATTGTTGGATTGAAATCAATGGCGCACTAA